In the Advenella kashmirensis WT001 genome, one interval contains:
- a CDS encoding LysR substrate-binding domain-containing protein, giving the protein MRNIPHFTLLRAFESAARLKSFTLAAQELHLTQSAISHQVRKLEDYFGCALFIRRNRRVELTLEGQRFLESLSRIFDVIEAACAEVSLAPKAQVLALYCAPSLAVKWLGPKLPQFMKAHPDITIRLTTGSEQVDLVRMRELDISICYGTIIDRAGIVNEPLGTERNVPLCSPSLIEPGVDAAALMKKLVLIDSQLNNVTWASWFTLNNLRLPARPRPSFDRAAMSLSAATDGMGVALESTRLAERELARGDLIELGKGVFKEMNVVTHTVSWRANESQVPKIRIFKDWLYQIAKTQPT; this is encoded by the coding sequence ATGAGAAATATCCCGCACTTCACGCTGCTACGCGCCTTTGAGTCGGCCGCCCGCTTAAAAAGCTTCACCCTGGCCGCCCAGGAATTGCATCTGACCCAATCGGCCATCAGTCATCAGGTCCGCAAACTTGAAGATTATTTTGGGTGCGCACTCTTTATCCGACGCAACCGACGTGTTGAGCTCACGCTCGAAGGGCAGCGGTTCCTGGAGAGTCTGTCAAGAATATTTGATGTTATCGAAGCCGCCTGCGCCGAAGTATCACTCGCACCCAAAGCGCAGGTGCTGGCGCTCTATTGCGCCCCCAGCCTGGCAGTCAAATGGCTCGGGCCCAAGCTGCCACAATTTATGAAAGCGCATCCCGATATTACGATTCGCCTGACAACCGGATCGGAACAGGTGGATCTGGTTCGCATGCGCGAGCTGGATATTTCTATTTGTTATGGCACGATCATTGACCGTGCCGGCATTGTGAATGAGCCGCTTGGCACCGAGAGAAATGTGCCCTTGTGTTCGCCCTCGCTGATTGAACCGGGCGTAGACGCGGCGGCATTGATGAAAAAACTGGTTTTGATTGATTCACAATTGAATAATGTGACCTGGGCCAGTTGGTTTACCTTGAACAACCTGCGGTTGCCGGCCAGACCTCGGCCATCATTTGATCGTGCCGCAATGTCGCTATCGGCAGCGACTGACGGCATGGGCGTGGCACTGGAGAGTACCCGCCTGGCCGAGCGCGAGCTCGCTCGCGGCGACCTGATCGAACTGGGAAAAGGCGTTTTTAAAGAAATGAACGTAGTCACTCACACGGTGTCCTGGCGCGCGAATGAAAGTCAGGTCCCAAAAATTCGTATCTTCAAGGATTGGTTATATCAGATAGCCAAAACGCAGCCTACATAG
- a CDS encoding glutathione S-transferase → MSYPVLYSFRRCPYAMRARLAIAASAQTCQLREIVLRNKPAAMLAASPKGTVPVLVLPTGQVIEQSLDIMLWALRQHDPFGWLTPTGGSLADMLALIESCEHDFKCLLDRYKYPQRYELEHGLQHRTQAADWLMTLEGTLSHTPYLSGLHCALADMAIAPFVRQFAHTDFAWFETQAWPHVLRWLEDWKQSAIFARVMHKYAPWEEGQAPVLFPPPM, encoded by the coding sequence ATGTCCTATCCTGTTCTCTATTCTTTCCGACGTTGCCCCTACGCGATGCGCGCCCGGCTGGCCATCGCGGCCAGCGCGCAAACCTGCCAATTACGTGAGATCGTTCTGCGCAACAAACCGGCAGCCATGCTGGCCGCCTCGCCCAAGGGAACTGTGCCGGTATTGGTTCTTCCTACAGGGCAGGTGATTGAGCAAAGCCTGGATATCATGTTATGGGCCTTGCGCCAGCACGATCCATTTGGCTGGCTGACGCCGACAGGAGGTTCGTTGGCCGATATGCTGGCGCTCATTGAATCTTGCGAACACGATTTCAAGTGTCTTCTTGACCGCTACAAATATCCGCAACGTTACGAACTGGAACACGGGTTGCAGCACCGCACTCAGGCGGCAGACTGGCTAATGACACTGGAAGGCACTCTGAGCCATACGCCGTATCTTTCGGGCTTGCATTGCGCGCTTGCCGACATGGCCATTGCACCGTTTGTCAGGCAGTTTGCTCATACTGATTTTGCCTGGTTTGAAACGCAGGCCTGGCCGCATGTGCTGCGCTGGCTTGAAGACTGGAAGCAGTCAGCAATTTTTGCGCGCGTGATGCACAAGTATGCGCCGTGGGAAGAAGGGCAGGCACCGGTGCTGTTTCCACCACCTATGTAG
- the sorA gene encoding SorA family sulfite dehydrogenase catalytic subunit, translating into MQDPNRSHAARRRFLKSAGYTGIGLWSGLALSPALAADKDTITLPFGNGERVLEAFPGKRPLIVLTNRPPQLETPFSVFNDGLITPNDAFFVRYHWSGIPTEVDLKSFRLKVHGSVSKPLELTLDELKKLPNKQITAVHQCSGNSRGFFEPRINGGQLGHGAMGNAKWKGVALKDVLELAGVAGSAKQVAFNGLDHPPVPNGPDFIKALDIDHGMDGEVMLAWSMNDEDLPLLNGYPLRLVVPGYFGTYWVKHLNDIHVMDDVFDGFWMSKAYRIPDSDCHCVKPGEAPGKTIPIERFSVRSFITNVAEDTRITVGKPLALRGIAFDGGSGIKSVQLSTDGGSNWLDTKLGEQISKYSFREWTGEFTPRKQGEFKLMVRATNHKGETQPMQANWNPSGYRMNRIEQIRVIAA; encoded by the coding sequence ATGCAAGACCCAAACCGCTCTCATGCTGCGCGACGGCGCTTTTTGAAATCTGCCGGCTATACAGGCATCGGATTATGGTCCGGCCTGGCGCTGTCTCCGGCATTGGCCGCGGACAAGGACACCATCACATTGCCTTTTGGCAACGGCGAGCGTGTGCTTGAAGCCTTTCCAGGCAAACGTCCCCTTATCGTTCTGACCAATCGTCCCCCGCAGCTGGAGACGCCATTTTCAGTTTTCAACGACGGCCTGATTACGCCGAATGATGCTTTTTTTGTGCGTTATCACTGGAGCGGCATTCCCACAGAAGTCGACTTGAAAAGTTTTCGACTGAAGGTGCATGGCTCAGTCAGCAAGCCGCTGGAGCTGACGCTGGATGAACTAAAGAAACTTCCCAACAAGCAAATCACTGCTGTACATCAGTGTTCCGGTAATAGCCGCGGTTTTTTTGAACCGCGCATAAACGGTGGGCAATTGGGACATGGTGCGATGGGCAATGCCAAGTGGAAAGGCGTCGCCCTGAAAGACGTGCTTGAACTTGCCGGTGTTGCGGGCTCGGCCAAACAGGTGGCCTTTAACGGACTGGACCATCCCCCTGTTCCCAATGGACCGGATTTTATCAAGGCATTGGATATTGATCATGGTATGGACGGGGAGGTAATGCTGGCATGGTCAATGAACGATGAGGATCTGCCTTTGCTCAATGGCTATCCGTTGCGTCTGGTTGTGCCTGGCTACTTCGGCACTTATTGGGTCAAGCATTTGAATGACATCCATGTGATGGACGACGTTTTTGATGGATTCTGGATGAGCAAGGCCTATCGTATTCCAGATAGTGATTGTCATTGTGTAAAGCCCGGAGAGGCACCAGGTAAAACCATCCCGATTGAACGGTTCTCGGTTCGTTCGTTTATCACAAACGTGGCTGAGGATACGCGGATCACGGTAGGCAAACCGCTGGCCTTGCGAGGCATTGCGTTTGATGGCGGTTCGGGAATTAAATCGGTGCAGTTATCGACCGACGGTGGCAGCAACTGGTTGGACACCAAACTGGGCGAGCAAATCAGCAAGTATTCCTTTCGCGAGTGGACCGGCGAGTTCACCCCCCGGAAACAAGGCGAATTCAAACTGATGGTTCGGGCGACCAATCATAAAGGTGAAACCCAGCCCATGCAGGCCAACTGGAATCCGTCAGGCTATCGCATGAACCGCATTGAACAGATTCGTGTAATCGCAGCATAG
- a CDS encoding PepSY domain-containing protein — MNCWHAWSADGSRAATGALAYQGGHRGDVSPAQAMRIAERAVGGQAYKVEPDHYRGRRAYTVDVRKARRVVQVDVDARNGKILNMERHSRRGPVTQHPRAYHHR, encoded by the coding sequence ATTAACTGCTGGCATGCTTGGTCTGCTGATGGCAGTCGCGCTGCGACCGGGGCCCTGGCGTATCAGGGCGGGCATCGCGGCGATGTTTCTCCTGCACAGGCGATGCGTATTGCCGAAAGGGCCGTAGGCGGCCAGGCCTATAAAGTCGAACCCGACCATTATCGGGGACGGCGCGCGTATACGGTGGATGTCAGAAAGGCCAGAAGGGTGGTGCAGGTGGATGTGGACGCGCGCAATGGAAAAATCCTGAATATGGAACGTCATAGTCGTCGTGGTCCCGTCACGCAACATCCACGGGCATACCATCATCGTTGA
- the tilS gene encoding tRNA lysidine(34) synthetase TilS — MKILRFLSLACCSWHDRRRQYCNWGKRRGRFGHAAGCRQPDCRAAKKTIHAVHVHHGLVATADAWAAHTAQLAQQVGVAFHFLPVQVASDTGKGVEAAARLARYNAFERWSVNHDCHHMLLAHHRDDQAETMLLRLLRGAGVQGMSGMAAHTRRGPLQLYRPWLGVGRSRILEAAARYETKTGWVPVQDPTNQDEKYTRAAVRTLLTPVLNKRWPQWQGNLLRHARVMAESSLLLQDLGDMDLQYCLLTEDGLGFSLVRWRELPQHRQANVLRQWLGRLHIAMPTEARLNQWLQQLRQVHALGHDRNILLKHQGCSIVCRRGQVQVLLDPVD, encoded by the coding sequence TTGAAGATACTACGCTTCTTGAGCCTTGCATGCTGTTCTTGGCACGATAGACGCAGGCAATATTGCAATTGGGGTAAGCGGCGGGGCCGATTCGGCCATGCTGCTGGTTGCCGCCAGCCAGATTGCCGCGCAGCAAAAAAAACCATTCACGCTGTTCACGTACACCACGGGCTGGTGGCCACGGCTGACGCCTGGGCTGCACATACGGCACAACTGGCGCAGCAGGTTGGCGTGGCTTTTCATTTCCTGCCAGTGCAGGTCGCGTCGGACACCGGCAAGGGCGTTGAAGCGGCGGCTCGGCTGGCGCGCTACAACGCGTTTGAACGTTGGTCAGTAAATCACGATTGCCATCATATGCTGCTTGCCCATCATCGGGACGATCAGGCCGAAACCATGCTGCTGCGTCTGTTGCGCGGAGCCGGCGTGCAGGGCATGTCAGGCATGGCGGCCCATACCCGGCGCGGACCCCTGCAGTTATACCGCCCTTGGCTGGGCGTGGGACGCAGCCGGATTCTGGAAGCGGCTGCCCGCTATGAAACCAAGACCGGCTGGGTGCCCGTGCAGGATCCGACCAACCAGGATGAGAAATATACCCGTGCTGCCGTGCGCACCCTGCTTACCCCCGTTCTGAACAAGCGCTGGCCCCAATGGCAGGGCAACCTGCTGCGCCATGCGCGCGTGATGGCGGAAAGCAGTTTGCTGTTGCAAGACCTGGGCGATATGGATTTGCAGTATTGTCTGCTCACTGAAGACGGGCTTGGCTTTTCTCTGGTCCGCTGGCGTGAGTTGCCGCAACATCGCCAGGCTAATGTGCTGCGCCAGTGGTTGGGCCGCCTGCATATTGCCATGCCTACCGAAGCGCGACTGAATCAGTGGTTGCAGCAATTGCGGCAAGTGCATGCACTGGGACATGATCGCAATATTCTGCTCAAGCATCAGGGCTGTAGTATCGTTTGCCGGCGCGGCCAGGTGCAGGTGCTTCTGGACCCAGTGGATTGA
- a CDS encoding acetyl-CoA carboxylase carboxyltransferase subunit alpha — MKFTFLEFEGPIAELEQKIEQLRHVSSDSAVDISEEITKLQQKSESLTNSIYSKLTPWQTALVARHPQRPYTMDYVREIFTDFHELHGDRMYEDDLSIVGGLARFSGEACMVIGHQKGRDTKERAKRNFGMPRPEGYRKALRLMRLAEKFQLPVFTFVDTPGAYPGIGAEERGQSEAIGHNLYAMAELRVPIISTIIGEGGSGGALAIAVGDVVQMLQYSTYGVISPEGCASILWRSADKAPVAAEALGITAPRLLELGLIDKVVPEPVGGAQRDAVSMAKTLKRSLSEALRQVSGMDVDELLDKRLERLMSYGRVQDK; from the coding sequence ATGAAATTTACTTTTTTAGAATTTGAAGGACCTATAGCAGAGCTCGAGCAGAAGATCGAGCAGTTGCGCCATGTTTCCTCTGATTCAGCAGTCGATATTTCCGAAGAAATCACCAAACTGCAGCAAAAAAGCGAGAGCCTGACCAACAGTATCTATTCCAAACTCACGCCCTGGCAGACTGCACTGGTTGCCAGGCATCCGCAACGACCATATACCATGGACTATGTCCGTGAAATCTTTACCGATTTTCACGAACTGCATGGTGATCGCATGTATGAAGACGATCTGTCCATCGTGGGGGGGCTGGCCCGATTCTCCGGCGAAGCCTGCATGGTTATCGGCCATCAGAAAGGGCGCGACACCAAAGAGCGCGCCAAACGCAATTTCGGCATGCCACGCCCTGAAGGCTATCGCAAGGCGTTGCGTCTGATGCGTCTGGCAGAAAAATTCCAGTTGCCGGTATTCACTTTTGTGGATACCCCGGGTGCTTATCCGGGTATTGGCGCCGAAGAGCGCGGGCAGTCTGAAGCCATTGGGCACAATCTGTACGCCATGGCGGAGCTGCGGGTTCCCATTATTTCCACGATTATTGGCGAAGGCGGCTCAGGTGGCGCGCTGGCGATTGCAGTGGGTGATGTAGTGCAGATGCTGCAATACTCCACTTATGGCGTCATTTCCCCCGAAGGCTGTGCCTCCATTCTGTGGCGCAGTGCCGACAAGGCACCGGTTGCAGCCGAAGCGCTGGGCATTACCGCGCCGCGCCTGCTGGAGCTGGGTCTGATTGATAAAGTGGTGCCGGAGCCGGTGGGCGGGGCGCAACGCGATGCCGTGAGCATGGCCAAAACCCTGAAACGGTCGCTTTCCGAAGCGCTGCGGCAGGTCTCCGGCATGGACGTTGACGAGCTTCTGGACAAAAGGCTGGAGCGACTCATGTCTTATGGTCGTGTCCAGGATAAATAA
- a CDS encoding DNA-3-methyladenine glycosylase family protein, producing the protein MSSAAPAPVKPEYWDEAVTFLIKKDRILRKIIPANPDLWLATNKTAFVTLARAIIGQQISSKTADLHWKNFTQLCGHRPSPATVLEYNEAQWREAGLSKRKTEYILDLANHFNERKVNPLKWSKMDDEDIITELCAIRGISRWTAEMFLIFNLHRPDILPIDDPGLLKAISEHYFSGEPVSRYEVREVAQSWQPWRTVATWYLWRSL; encoded by the coding sequence ATGTCATCTGCAGCACCTGCGCCGGTAAAGCCCGAATATTGGGACGAGGCCGTTACATTTCTGATCAAGAAAGATCGCATTCTTCGTAAAATCATTCCGGCCAACCCCGACTTATGGCTGGCGACCAACAAAACGGCCTTTGTCACATTGGCGCGGGCCATTATCGGCCAGCAGATTTCGTCTAAAACGGCGGACCTGCACTGGAAAAATTTCACACAGCTTTGCGGTCATCGGCCTTCGCCGGCCACTGTTCTTGAATACAATGAGGCGCAATGGCGGGAAGCGGGGTTGTCCAAGCGAAAAACCGAATACATTCTGGATTTGGCGAATCATTTCAACGAGCGTAAAGTAAATCCGCTGAAATGGTCTAAAATGGACGACGAAGACATCATTACCGAATTATGTGCAATCCGGGGCATCAGCCGCTGGACGGCCGAAATGTTTCTGATTTTTAATTTGCACAGACCAGATATTTTGCCAATCGATGATCCGGGCCTGCTCAAGGCAATCTCGGAGCACTATTTCAGCGGTGAACCTGTATCGCGGTACGAGGTACGTGAAGTAGCGCAATCGTGGCAACCGTGGCGAACAGTTGCGACATGGTACTTATGGCGCAGCCTGTAA
- a CDS encoding peptidylprolyl isomerase, producing the protein MSQPQVKVQTNQGDFVLELNAEKAPVTTENFLKYVNNGFFDNLIFHRVIKGFMIQGGGFDVEMKQKATEAPIKNEADNGLKNDKYTIAMARTNDPQSATAQFFINAKDNDFLNFSAPTAQGWGYAVFGKVVQGQDVIDKIEGVKTGNRGFHQDVPVEPVIIEKASVVEN; encoded by the coding sequence ATGAGTCAGCCACAGGTTAAAGTGCAAACCAATCAGGGCGATTTCGTCCTGGAACTGAATGCTGAAAAGGCACCGGTGACCACAGAAAACTTTCTGAAATATGTCAACAACGGTTTCTTCGACAACCTGATCTTTCACCGCGTGATCAAAGGTTTCATGATTCAGGGCGGTGGTTTTGACGTTGAAATGAAACAGAAAGCGACCGAAGCGCCGATCAAAAATGAAGCCGATAATGGCCTGAAAAATGACAAGTACACCATTGCCATGGCTCGCACCAACGATCCGCAATCGGCCACTGCCCAGTTTTTCATCAATGCCAAGGACAATGATTTCCTGAACTTCTCGGCCCCTACTGCTCAAGGTTGGGGTTATGCCGTATTCGGTAAAGTGGTACAGGGTCAGGACGTCATCGACAAAATTGAAGGCGTAAAAACAGGCAATCGTGGTTTCCATCAAGATGTGCCGGTTGAACCCGTTATTATCGAAAAAGCCAGCGTTGTCGAAAACTGA
- the paaG gene encoding 2-(1,2-epoxy-1,2-dihydrophenyl)acetyl-CoA isomerase PaaG: MEKKDYETILFEYRDSVGYITLNRPDKLNSFTGQMHSELRDVLDFLESRADLRGVILTGAGRGFCAGQDLGERQPLEPGQFRDLGEALEKNYKPLILRMRALPAPIVCFVNGVAAGAGMSLALACDLVFAVKSAKFIQAFAKISLVPDAGSTHFLPRLIGTQRAMGAAMLAEPVSAEQAEQWGMIWKCIADDQLQAQMQTVHTQLTTGATRALAATKHALYASADNSLAEQLELETELQREMGMSEDYREGSKAFREKRKPLFQGR, translated from the coding sequence GTGGAAAAAAAAGACTATGAAACGATTTTGTTTGAGTACCGTGACAGTGTGGGATACATCACGCTCAACCGGCCGGACAAACTCAACAGCTTTACGGGGCAGATGCACAGCGAGTTGCGCGACGTGCTGGACTTTCTTGAGTCGCGGGCGGATTTGCGCGGGGTCATCCTGACCGGGGCAGGGCGCGGGTTTTGTGCGGGCCAGGACCTGGGCGAGCGCCAGCCGCTGGAGCCGGGCCAGTTCCGAGACCTGGGCGAAGCGCTGGAGAAAAATTACAAACCACTGATTTTACGGATGCGCGCCTTGCCCGCACCGATAGTCTGTTTCGTCAATGGCGTGGCGGCGGGGGCAGGCATGAGCCTGGCGCTGGCCTGCGATCTGGTTTTTGCGGTCAAGTCTGCCAAATTTATTCAGGCATTTGCCAAAATCAGCCTGGTGCCGGATGCCGGATCTACCCATTTTCTGCCGCGTCTGATCGGTACCCAGCGCGCCATGGGTGCAGCCATGCTGGCAGAGCCAGTATCTGCCGAACAGGCCGAACAGTGGGGCATGATCTGGAAGTGCATTGCAGACGATCAGTTGCAAGCGCAAATGCAAACTGTCCATACGCAGCTGACCACTGGCGCGACCCGTGCACTGGCGGCAACCAAACATGCCCTGTACGCAAGCGCCGATAACAGCCTGGCCGAGCAACTCGAACTGGAAACAGAATTGCAGCGTGAGATGGGAATGAGCGAGGATTACCGGGAGGGCAGCAAAGCCTTTCGGGAAAAGCGCAAGCCGCTGTTTCAGGGGCGCTAG
- a CDS encoding thiolase, giving the protein MIDAKLRGATAIVGVGHAGLGLAEGYTEMEILVQAATRAVRDAGLTMQDIDGIATASVASTMWVMPVIEHLGIKPTFIDNTMVGGSSFVAHLMPAMQALASGQCNAVLVCYGSTQRSSTLNRAAIGNMRKVMDPQPYENPYQPLSPLSSYALAAARHMHQYGTTREHLAEVAVAARQWAQLNPEASMRDPLTIDQVLSARMVSDPLTVRDCCLVSDGAGAYVLVRADRAKTLKQKPVYVLGNSTAVWNRQISSMDDLTVTAAKQSGKIAFEMAGVKPSEIDVAEVYDAFTINTILFMEDLGFCRKGEGGDFVSKGGIAPGGHLPVNTNGGGLSCVHPGMYGIFILIEAVRQLRGQCDARQVADAQLAVVHGNGGTLSSQSTAILGTEATL; this is encoded by the coding sequence ATGATAGATGCGAAACTGCGCGGTGCAACCGCAATTGTCGGTGTCGGACATGCAGGGCTGGGTCTGGCAGAGGGTTATACCGAGATGGAGATTCTTGTTCAGGCGGCCACGCGTGCGGTGCGCGATGCCGGCCTGACCATGCAGGATATCGACGGCATTGCCACAGCCAGCGTCGCCTCGACCATGTGGGTGATGCCGGTGATTGAACACCTGGGCATCAAGCCGACTTTTATTGATAACACGATGGTGGGCGGCTCCAGCTTTGTCGCGCACCTGATGCCCGCCATGCAGGCATTAGCTTCCGGACAGTGCAATGCCGTGCTCGTCTGTTACGGCAGTACGCAACGCAGCTCCACCCTGAACCGGGCCGCGATCGGCAACATGCGCAAGGTCATGGACCCGCAGCCTTACGAAAATCCTTATCAGCCATTGAGCCCGCTAAGCTCCTATGCCCTGGCTGCCGCCCGGCATATGCATCAATACGGCACGACACGTGAACATCTGGCAGAGGTGGCCGTTGCCGCCCGGCAATGGGCCCAGCTCAATCCAGAGGCGTCCATGCGCGATCCGCTGACAATTGACCAGGTGCTCTCGGCGCGCATGGTGTCTGATCCCCTTACTGTGCGCGACTGCTGCCTGGTAAGCGATGGGGCCGGCGCCTATGTGCTGGTGCGCGCAGACCGGGCCAAAACCCTCAAGCAGAAACCCGTTTACGTCCTGGGCAACTCCACGGCTGTGTGGAATCGCCAGATTTCGTCCATGGACGATCTGACCGTAACCGCTGCCAAACAGTCCGGAAAAATTGCATTTGAAATGGCTGGCGTCAAGCCTTCGGAGATTGATGTGGCCGAAGTATATGACGCGTTTACCATCAACACAATTTTGTTCATGGAAGACCTGGGCTTCTGCCGCAAGGGCGAAGGCGGGGATTTTGTCAGCAAAGGCGGTATCGCCCCCGGCGGCCATTTGCCTGTCAATACCAACGGCGGTGGCCTGTCCTGCGTACATCCGGGCATGTACGGCATTTTTATTCTAATCGAAGCGGTCAGGCAGTTAAGGGGGCAATGCGATGCTCGTCAGGTAGCCGACGCCCAACTGGCTGTCGTCCATGGCAACGGTGGCACGCTCTCGAGCCAATCGACCGCCATATTGGGGACCGAAGCGACCCTTTGA
- a CDS encoding 3-oxoacid CoA-transferase subunit B — MTDYIRLDREQIAKLVANSLPDGAYVNLGIGMPTSVADYLPPDREIILHSENGILGMGRSAIDDEIDTDIINASRKPIVLLQGASITEHTNSFAMMRGGHLDYSILGGFQVAENGDLANWITDAPDAIAAIGGAMDLAVGAKQVLVMMEHTTKTGAAKLLRHCTYPLTGAGVVDYVYTDLAIVQVCDGRFIIRAMVQGLTQDQLQNLSDAPLHMDGPCQTIRVDNAGQPYLE, encoded by the coding sequence ATGACTGACTACATTCGTCTTGACAGGGAACAGATTGCCAAACTGGTAGCCAATAGCCTGCCCGATGGCGCCTATGTCAATCTTGGTATCGGCATGCCAACGTCTGTCGCAGACTACCTGCCGCCAGACAGGGAAATTATCCTGCACAGCGAGAACGGCATTCTGGGCATGGGACGCAGCGCAATTGATGACGAAATCGATACCGATATCATCAACGCCAGCCGTAAACCCATTGTCCTGTTGCAGGGCGCCTCCATTACCGAACACACCAATTCATTTGCCATGATGCGTGGCGGACATCTGGACTATTCGATCCTGGGCGGCTTTCAGGTTGCCGAAAACGGGGACCTGGCAAACTGGATCACCGATGCCCCCGATGCCATTGCAGCAATTGGGGGCGCGATGGATCTGGCCGTAGGAGCAAAGCAGGTGCTGGTCATGATGGAGCATACAACCAAAACCGGTGCCGCCAAACTACTGCGACATTGCACCTACCCGCTGACCGGCGCCGGCGTGGTCGATTATGTGTACACCGATCTGGCCATCGTTCAGGTGTGCGACGGCCGCTTTATTATACGTGCCATGGTGCAAGGGCTGACACAAGACCAATTGCAGAATCTGAGCGACGCCCCGCTGCACATGGATGGCCCGTGCCAGACTATCCGGGTGGACAATGCAGGACAACCCTATCTGGAATGA